The nucleotide sequence CCGCCGCCAGGGGCCGCGGGATCTCCAGGCCGTCGTCGGCGCCGGTCAGCCGCACCAAAGTGGCGGAGGCTCCCCGGCGCGGCCCCTCTGGGCCACCCCAGGCGATGTAGGGGAGCGTCTGGGTGGAGATGTGGGTGCGCTCGCTGCCGGCCGGGTCGCGCTCCTTGGTGGCGGTGGCGATCACATCGGCGAAACCGTCGCCGTCGAGGTCCGCGGTGGTCGCGGAGCGCATCTCGCCCGCGTTGCGCTCCTGCCACCCGGCGCCGGTGGGCAGGCCGAGGTCCGCACGGCCGAGCACGGTGCGGACGGCGGGGTCCACGCCCTTCGCCGCGCCGTACACGTAGGCGATATGCCGCAAGCCGCCGAGTTCCTGCCCGGAGGCGAGGGGAATTCTGAGCTCGGGGCGGCCGTCGCCGTTGAGGTCGTCCGGCAGCGCGCTGCCCTTGCCCCGGGCGACGGGAGCGGTCGCGGTGGGGGTGACGACGGGTGAGGCCGTGCTCTTCCCGGCCCCGTCACCGCCCTTCTTCGCGTCGTCTCCACCACCACCGCCGCACGCGGTGAGCAGCGCCAGCGCGGCGGCGCAGAGGGTGGCGGGGGCGGGGCGGAGCCTGGTGGTGGGGGATGCCATCAGGCCACGACAGCGCATCCGGTGGAGCCACGCCATCGGAGAGATCATTTCGTTACGGCACGCCCACCGTTAGGGCACGCCCACCCTCAGGGCAGGCCCCCGGCACGGCACACCCCCGTTACGACACGCTCCCCGCCAGCGGGTATCCGCAGCGCAGATTCCACCGGCCCGCACGGCCACTGAGCTCCGTCGCGGTCAGCGGGGCGACATCCAGCCGCCAGAACGCGGGCGCGGGGAAGCCGAGAGCGTGGACGAGCGCGGCCCGGACCACGGCCGGTTCCACGACGGCGAGCAGCCGCCCCTCACGGGCGGAGGCGGGCGGTGCCGCCGGTGACGGGCTCTCCCGGCGCGCCTCCAGCCAGGCTCCGATCCGCTCCACCAGCTCCAGCAGCGACTCGCCGCCATGCGGCGCCGCGGCCGGATCGGACAGCCACGCGGCGACCTCCTCCGGCGCCTCCTGCCCCACCTCGTCCAGCGAACGGCCCCGCCAACGGCCCACGTCGAGATCGCCCAGCTCAGGCGCCACGGCAACGTCGAGCCCCAGGGCCCGGGCGGTACCGCGGCAGCGCGCGGAGGGCGCGGTGAACGCCGTGTCGTGGTGGGGCAGCGCCGCGGCCGCCGCCTCGGCCCGGCGCACCCCGGCCGGGTCCGGCGGCGCGTCGTCGAACCGCACCTGCCGCAGCGCCGCGTTGACGGCGGGCGCGACCAACGTGATCCGCACCACCCAATCCCCTCAGCCGCACCATTCGCCCACGTAGAGGCGCACCTTCCGGCATCCGCGCCGTAGCGGCGGACGACCGTCGCGCTACGGTCTCATGACAAGACGGCGGCGTGCCGGAAGCCCGGTGAGATTCCGGCACACCGGGCGTGACCCGGGTGGCGGATCCCGCCACCCGGCAAGCGCAGCCGCGGATGCGCATCACCACGAACCCCCACACGGTGGAGATATCGGACATCACCGACCGGGTTGGGGTGCTGTGGTATGCGCGTGACCGGACTTGGACATGCTGGGCTGTTCATCGAAACCGCGGCGGGGTCGGTGCTCTGCGACCCATGGGTCAATCCCGCCTTCTTCGGCTCGTGGTTTCCGTTCCCGGACAACACCGATCTGGACTGGGCGCACTACGGGCGCGCGGCGGACTATCTGTATGTCTCCCATCTGCACCGCGACCATTTCGACGCGGAGAATCTGCGCCGGAACGTGCGCAAGGACGTCACCGTGCTGCTTCCGGCCTTCGCCACCGATGAGCTGGAACGCGAGCTGAGCGCGCTCGGCTTCACGAACTTCCTCCACACCCACGCGGGCACACCGGTCGAGCGCGACGGCCTGCGCATCATGATCACCGCGCTGACCGGCCCCGGGGACGGCCCCATCGGCGACTCGGCGCTCTCGCTGGACGACGGCGAGACGGTGCTGCTCAACCAGAACGACGCGCATCCGCTGGACATCGCGGCGATCCGGGAGTTCGGCGAGGTGGACGCGTACTTCGTCCAGTTCTCCGGGGCGATCTGGTATCCGATGGTGTACCAGCTGCCGGACTCCGCCAAGAAGGAGTTCGCCGCGCGTAAGCGGCAGGGGCAGTTCGACCGGGCGCTGCGCTATATCGAAGCGGTGGAGGCCAAGCATGTCTTCCCCAACGCGGGCCCGCCGTGCTTCCTCGACGACGAGCTCTTCGAGCACAACGGCACCGGCCGGGACGGCGAGAGCATCTTCGTGGACCAGCTGGAGTTTCTGCGCCAACTGGGCCGGGCGCGCCCGGAGGTGAGGGCGCATCTGCTGCTGCCGGGGACGGTGGCGGAGCCGGAGGACACCGCGTGCAAACTCACCCACCGCTACACCGAGTCGGAGATCGAGCACATCTTCGGCGAGAAGCGCGCGTATCTGCGGGACTTCGCCCGGCGGCAGCAGCCCGTGCTCGCCGCCGAGCGCGCCTCGCGGGCCCCGGCGCTGCCGCGCGAGCGGCTGCTGGCCGAGCTGAAGCAGTGGTGGGAACCGCTGTTGACGCGGGCCGACCGGATCTGTGCGGGCGTCGGCGGCCCGGCGCGGCTGGACGTGGGCGAGGTGCCGATCGTGATCGACTTCCCGGCGCGGGAGGTCCGCCTCTGGGACGGTGAGCGCTGCCGCTACACGCTGTCCACTTCGGCCGATCTGGTGGCCACCAACATCGACCGGCGCGAGGTGGACTGGTCCAACAGCCTGCTGCTGTCGCTGCGGTTCACCGCCAGCCGGATCGGGCCCTACAACGAGTTCCTGTATGTGTTCTTCAAGTGCCTGTCCATGGAGCGCATCGAGTACGTGGAGAACTACTACGACTCATGCCAGGACGACGGCCAGGACATCGTGCTGGACGGCTGGCGGGTCCAGCGGCGCTGCCCCCATCTGCGCGCCGACCTCGGCCGGTTCGGACAGATCGAGGGCGAGGTGCTCACCTGCACCCTGCACGGCTGGCGCTACGACCTGACCACGGGCCGCTGTCTGACCTCGGACGGACACGACATCCGCGCGTCGGCCACGTCGTAACCCGTGGCCGGATCCTGATCCGCGGCCGGAGTGGGGCCGGAGACGATCGGTATGACAGGAGCAATGCCGCATGCCCGAGGCCCCGAAGCCGACCGGCTCGCCCGCCCGTCGACACGTCACCTTCCCCAGCGCGGGCACCACCGCCCACGGCCATCTGGCGCTGCCGCCCTCCGGACAGGGGCCCGGGGTGATCGTCATTCAGGAGTGGTGGGGCCTGGACCACCACATCGCCGATGTCACCGACCGGCTGGCCCGCGAGGGCTTCGTCGCGCTGGCACCCGATCTGTACGGGGGCAGCGTCGCCCATGACGCCGAAGAGGCGTACCGGATGATGGCGGATCTGCCGGTGGAGCGCGGCGTCGAGCTGCTCTCCGGGGCGGTCGGCCATCTCCTCGGCCGGCCCGAGGTCACCTCCGCCACCGTGGGGGCGGTCGGGTTCTGCATGGGTGGCGGCTTCGTGCTGTACCTGGCCGCCACCGATGCGCGGGTCGGCGCGGCGGTGCCCTTCTACGGCGTCATTCAGGGCGATCTGCCGGACTTCTCGGGGCTGCGGGCCGACATCCTGGGCCACTTCGGGGAGAACGACAGCACTGTGCCGCTGGACGGTCTGGAGCGGCTGCGCCGGGCCATCCGGGAGCAGTCCGGGGTGGAGCCGGATTTCCGGCTCTATCCCGCCGGTCACGCCTTCTTCAATGACGAGCGGCCGTCCTATCACGCGGAATCCGCCGCGTCGGCCTGGCGGAGCACGGTGGACTTCCTGCACCGGCGGCTGGGCTGAGGAAATCGGCTTACGCCCGAAAGGGCCTTAAGGCTTCATGAAGCCTTAAGGCCCTTTTAAGGTGAGGACCGGAAGGCTCCAGCACCGTTTAATCCTCAATCACATTCGTCAAAAAATTTTCCGCAGGTCATGAGACGACTTCGGCATCCGCCCGTATGGGATGACGGACAGCTCGAAAAGGAGTCGAAATGACACGCAAAAGGACACTCAGCGGCAAGAAGAAGCTCGGCCTGCTGGTCGGTGCGCTCGCGCTGGCGGGCACCGGCGCCGGGGTCCTGGCGGCCACCAGCAACGCCAGTACGGACGGCACGGCGCAGTCCTCCACGGCCTGCACCGGACTGGAGCAGGCGCTGGCCAACAACCAGAAGTTCATCGCGGACCAGCAGGCCAACCCGGACGCGCAGTCAGAGGCGCGGATAGCCAATCGTCAGGCCGTCATCGAGGAGATCAAGCGAAAGCAGCAGGCGTCGGGGTGCGCCGTCGACGAGGCGGCCGGCCAGGGGGAGGCGGCGGCCCCGTCCGACGACGGCGCCTCGGCCTCGGCTCCCGCTTCGGCCGCCCCCTCGGACTCCGGTGCCGGTGATTCCGGCACCTCCGGCGAGGTCGTCTGCGCGGGGTCGACCGTCACCCTGTCCGGTGAGGGCGGGGCCCCGACCGCCTCCAGCAATCAATTCCCGGTCGGCACGAAACTCAAGGTGACCAATCTGGACAACGACAAGTCGACAACGGTCTCCGTCGCCTCGACCTCGGGCAGCTGCGCCCTGCTCAACAACGCCGCCTTCGAACAGGTTCGCGAGCCGGGCAAATTCCTGATCCGCAACGCGCGCATCGAACGCGTGGGCTGAGCCGGCGGCACCGAGGGCAGGCCGTGGACGCGTCGCAGATCGCCGACGTCTCCACGGCCTGCCCTCACCCGGGCGTGACCCGCACCGAGGCGTGAACCGCCGATCTGACCGCCATGTCCGACTGTGACCGGTATCGCAGGGTGAGCCTGCCGCGCCGGGGTACCCGCTGCCCATGAACAGAAATGAGCAGCCTCTGCTCACTCCCGATCTGCCGCCGGTCGTCGACGTACCGGACCTGACCTTCCCTGCTCGTGGACGTCAGTCCGACGAGTCGAAGCGCGCGGCGGAGCGGAACGGTGACAAGGAAACCCCCACCTCTGCCCCCACCCCCACTTCCTCCCCGGACCAGCGCCGCATGGCGGCGTAACGGACGTCTTCCACGTCGCCGC is from Streptomyces hygroscopicus and encodes:
- a CDS encoding carboxymethylenebutenolidase, giving the protein MPEAPKPTGSPARRHVTFPSAGTTAHGHLALPPSGQGPGVIVIQEWWGLDHHIADVTDRLAREGFVALAPDLYGGSVAHDAEEAYRMMADLPVERGVELLSGAVGHLLGRPEVTSATVGAVGFCMGGGFVLYLAATDARVGAAVPFYGVIQGDLPDFSGLRADILGHFGENDSTVPLDGLERLRRAIREQSGVEPDFRLYPAGHAFFNDERPSYHAESAASAWRSTVDFLHRRLG
- a CDS encoding phosphoglycerate mutase; this translates as MVRITLVAPAVNAALRQVRFDDAPPDPAGVRRAEAAAAALPHHDTAFTAPSARCRGTARALGLDVAVAPELGDLDVGRWRGRSLDEVGQEAPEEVAAWLSDPAAAPHGGESLLELVERIGAWLEARRESPSPAAPPASAREGRLLAVVEPAVVRAALVHALGFPAPAFWRLDVAPLTATELSGRAGRWNLRCGYPLAGSVS
- a CDS encoding (2Fe-2S)-binding protein, whose protein sequence is MLCDPWVNPAFFGSWFPFPDNTDLDWAHYGRAADYLYVSHLHRDHFDAENLRRNVRKDVTVLLPAFATDELERELSALGFTNFLHTHAGTPVERDGLRIMITALTGPGDGPIGDSALSLDDGETVLLNQNDAHPLDIAAIREFGEVDAYFVQFSGAIWYPMVYQLPDSAKKEFAARKRQGQFDRALRYIEAVEAKHVFPNAGPPCFLDDELFEHNGTGRDGESIFVDQLEFLRQLGRARPEVRAHLLLPGTVAEPEDTACKLTHRYTESEIEHIFGEKRAYLRDFARRQQPVLAAERASRAPALPRERLLAELKQWWEPLLTRADRICAGVGGPARLDVGEVPIVIDFPAREVRLWDGERCRYTLSTSADLVATNIDRREVDWSNSLLLSLRFTASRIGPYNEFLYVFFKCLSMERIEYVENYYDSCQDDGQDIVLDGWRVQRRCPHLRADLGRFGQIEGEVLTCTLHGWRYDLTTGRCLTSDGHDIRASATS